The genomic DNA ACCTGATTCAGCTAAGTGCTTGCTAACCGTGCTCTTACCTGAACCAATGTTACCCGTAACGCCGAGTATGTACATTTTATTGTATGGCAGTCAGAATCCGCTGGTAGATCTGAGCAACATCTCCTGTGCCGTCAATATGTCTGATAAGTCCCTGTTTTTCATAATGATCGATCAAGGGCTTGGTTTGCGTTTGGTAGACCTCCAGCCGGTTTTGGACTGTGGCTTCCGTATCATCGGAACGGTGAATGAGGGGTTCGCCATCGTGGTCACAGATGCCCTCTGTTTTGGGTGGATTGAAGATCAGATTGTAGATGTGTCCACACTTCGAGCATGATCTGCGAGCTGTCAGTCGACGGATCAACTCAGAATCAGGAACTTCCAGAACCAATACGTGATCCAGCTTTTGATCCAGTTTTCCCAGGAGTTCATCCAGTCCATCAGCCTGGGGACAGGTTCTGGGGAAGCCATCCAGGATATAGCCGGGATCCAATTCCGGTTTGGAAAATTCCACTTCAACCATTCCTAATATTATGCCATCCGGAACCAGGTCGCCGGCATCCATAAAACTTTGTGCTTCTGCGCCAAGATCAGATTCCAAACGGCGGTGTTCCCTGAGCAGATCACCTGTCGACAACTGTTTAATTCCGTAGTCTTTAACAATTAATTTGGCCTGAGTACCTTTGCCTGCTCCGGGTGGTCCTAAAAAGATCATACGCATTTTATGGTTTCTCCAATTTTTATTACTGACTATAACAAATCTTATGCCGAACTGATTACTAGATCGGACATTCTCTACAACATGATCCCGGCAACGGTGGCGGTTAACCAGGAAGCCAATGCTCCACCGATCATTGCCTTGAAAGCAACCTGAGAAAGATCACCCCGGCGTTCTGGTGCCAGTGAACCGATCCCACCAATTTGAATACCAATGGAGGCAAAGTTAGCAAAACCGCATAAGGCATAGGAGCTGATGATCATTGATTTTTCACTCAGTTCACCAGCCATGTCTTGTAAGTGAGCATAGGCCACCAGCTCGGTCAGTACGATTTTTTCACCCATGAGCTGTCCCACGGTAAAAATATCAGCATAGGGGACACCCATGAGAAAAGCCAGGGGAGAGAATATCCAACCCAGTATTTGTTGGATACTCAGACCAAACCAGCCCAGCCCGTAATTGGTTGCAGCGACCAAAGCCACAATTGCAATGAGCATGGCGCCGACGTTGGCTGCCAATTTCATACCGTCGTTGGTTCCACGTGCGATGGATTCCATGACGTTTCCGCTGGTTTCGGGCAGCTCTATCTTATGATCTCCCTGAGTGGGTGAGTTTTCGACCTCTGGATAAATAATTTTAGCCAGAACCAGAGCAGCCGGGGCACTCATGAGAGAAGCAGCCATGAGGTGACCAGCAATATTGGGGATGTCTGCTAACCATTTCGCATAGATAGCCAGCACACCGCCGGCCATGGTGGCAAATCCACCGGTCATCACTGCCATAAATTCACTTTTAGTCATGGTCTTGATAAAAGGACGGATAACCAGCGGTGCCTCAGTTTGTCCTACAAAGATATTCGCTGAAGCGGAAAGGGTCTCAGAACCACTGGTACCCAATGTTTTCTGCATCCCTTTCGCGATATATTTTACAACAAGTTGCATTAACCCGATATGATAGAGAATGGCCATAAAGGCTGAGAAAAAGATAATAGTAGGCAGGATCTGGAAGGCAAAGAAAAACCCAAGACTACCCTCGTTCCCCGGACCTATAGCCAGG from Candidatus Neomarinimicrobiota bacterium includes the following:
- a CDS encoding adenylate kinase is translated as MRMIFLGPPGAGKGTQAKLIVKDYGIKQLSTGDLLREHRRLESDLGAEAQSFMDAGDLVPDGIILGMVEVEFSKPELDPGYILDGFPRTCPQADGLDELLGKLDQKLDHVLVLEVPDSELIRRLTARRSCSKCGHIYNLIFNPPKTEGICDHDGEPLIHRSDDTEATVQNRLEVYQTQTKPLIDHYEKQGLIRHIDGTGDVAQIYQRILTAIQ
- a CDS encoding nucleoside transporter C-terminal domain-containing protein; the encoded protein is MQRLTGLLGIAAILGIAYLMSNNRKAIKLRIVFWGLGLQVAFAIFILATPIGKPVFQFFDRAINRLLSFSDTGAEFLFNALAIGPGNEGSLGFFFAFQILPTIIFFSAFMAILYHIGLMQLVVKYIAKGMQKTLGTSGSETLSASANIFVGQTEAPLVIRPFIKTMTKSEFMAVMTGGFATMAGGVLAIYAKWLADIPNIAGHLMAASLMSAPAALVLAKIIYPEVENSPTQGDHKIELPETSGNVMESIARGTNDGMKLAANVGAMLIAIVALVAATNYGLGWFGLSIQQILGWIFSPLAFLMGVPYADIFTVGQLMGEKIVLTELVAYAHLQDMAGELSEKSMIISSYALCGFANFASIGIQIGGIGSLAPERRGDLSQVAFKAMIGGALASWLTATVAGIML